A segment of the Leptolyngbya sp. NIES-3755 genome:
TTAATCCCAGGCAAATCGTCATGAAGTTCGTCAAGCCTAATAACCCCTTGTGTGATTGATTCAACCTCTTACGTGGCTGTTAGTGTGCCTTCGCACACTTCGTTTGTATAGCCCCGAATTCTATTCGGTTGGCTGCATTGATGGCTGCATCAAAAAAGGGGCGATCGATATCGATCGCCCCCACTCATTTATTTCTGAGAAATCCCGACCGAAACGGTAGAAACATCGCGTGACACGGTTCCAGAAAGCGACGATTCGATGCCTTGAGCGGGCTTACTCATCCACCAAAGCGCGATCGCTGGCACCACTCCCAGCACAATGCTCATCGAAGTCGGAATCAAATATCGTGCATCGAGTTCCGTCACCGTGATAATCGCCCCGAACGCAAAGTTGATCAAATAAACCACCAATGGCACTGTCAACTGAGCGCGAGTCAGATTCAGCGGTTTGCTTCCCCAGAACAACGAAGCCACAAACATAAACAGTGCTCCCGTTCCGAGCCAGCCACTCACATTCCGATACGGCATTCCAAAGAACTCACCGACTTCACCAAACTCCCAAAATGGATACGGAGCCTGACTCATCGCCGGATCGAGAACGAAATCCCAAGCCGTTAAAAGCACTGAACCCAGCGCGATCGCACCCATTAGCCGCGCCCAAACTGGCAGTTTCAAACTTTCCAATCCAGTTCGTGCCAAGACATAACAGCACAATCCCACATAAAACCAGGACAGCGGAATCGTAAACGGGACAAGACCCGCGATCTTATAGCCCAACCCACTTAAATATCCATAAGCCCCGAACGGAAAGCCGGTACTCGTTCCGAGCAATTCGCTTCCCAAAGACAAGAACACCGCAGGTAACATAAACGTGAGCCAGTGCCGTATTCCGAGCGTCCGGTAAGCATAAAGCGCCACCGTAATCGCGCCCAAAAGAATATACCCCACGCCACCATTTGCCATGCTCCAGCCGAATGCCGTTTGCCCGATCGTGGGAAGAGCCGCGATAAATTCTGGATTAGGCAGCACCAGCAATAATCCTGCTAATCCAAACGCCAGCGCCAAAGAATGTCCCGTCAAACACAGGCGCTCCACAGTAACCAGATGCTTCATACCGTTTCCTCAGAAAATATGGCACTCAATTTGCCTGACTATACAGTTTACAAATCTTGAGGGTCATTCTGGCGTTTTCAATGATGCTTTTTTAAGAATTACGCGAAAATATTCTGTCTCTCGCTTGTGCGATTTGCATGAATGCTGATGAGATAAGGCAAGTTCAGATCAGCCACGATCGCGGAAGGTAACGTTAAAAATCCTTGTAGAGCAGTACGATCGAGCCAAAATTTCCTGAACTACTCTATCGTGGGGTGGATGATTAAGAGACGATTGATTTTTCTCTTACCATTCATTTTTCACTGTTTCCGGTTCCCTGCTATGATCCCCTCAATCTTGTCGCAATCGGACTGAATGGCTCAAATTAACAGTGCGTTCACGCTCTTTATGAGTTTGATGGTCGAGGCAATGCCCTTTTTGCTCCTTGGGGTGTTGTTCTCTGGCTTGCTGCAATTTTTTGTTGATGAACAGAAGCTAGTCGCGGTTTTGCCGAAAAATGCTTTTCTTGGTGCATTTGTCGGAAGTTGTATTGGCTTCCTGTTTCCGGTGTGCGAATGCGGAAATGTTCCGGTTGCACGTCGATTGATGCTACAAGGTGCGCCGACTTCGGTGGCGATCGGCTTTTTGCTGGCGGCTCCGACGATTAACCCGATCGTCTTTTGGGCGACTTGGACTGCGTTTCGTGATCAGCCCGAAATTGTATTTTTTCGTATCGGCTTTTCGCTGGTAATTGCGACGATTATCGGCTGGGTGTTTAGCGTTCAGAAAGATGTTCGCCCATTGGTTCAAGACAGTGTTGCCTCTTATCTTTCTCGCAAACAGGAAGCCCCCAAATCTTCGGCTTCTCCATTACTACAGTCGGGAACTTACTTTCTGGGACAATCGACAAAACCGCTGATTACCGACCCGATCGAGCTTCAAGCCGCAATGGGTGGAGCGATTACGAAACCTGTGGATTATCGGCTGAGACTGTTGCTCGAAAACACAATTCAGGAAACGCGGGAATTGGGCGGAGTCTTAGTTATGGGAAGTGCGATCGCGGCAATTCTCCAAGTCTTTGTTCCAAGAGATGTGATTCTGGGTTTGGGTCAGGATAATGTCACCTCAATTTTGGCGATGTTATTGCTGGCAGCAGTCGTTTCGATTTGTTCTACTGTTGATTCATTTTTCGCGCTGTCATTTGCATCGACGTTCACAAGCGGATCATTAATTGCGTTTCTCGTGTTTGGTCCGATGATCGATCTTAAAGGTGTGGGATTGATGCTGTCGGTGTTTAAGTGGAGAGCGATTCTGTATATCTTCGGATTGGCAGGCTTGTTGACGTTCCTGTTCTGTTTGTTCGTGAATTTGTATATCAGTTGATAATGTCTAGAATTTCTTGGCGTGTTGTGTCTCCGTGGCTAGACCTGTTAGCGATGACAGCTTGGGGATTGGTCATTCTAAAGTTTTGGCTGACGAATGAACTGTTTTTGCTGATTCATCCGAACTATAAAATTTTGACGATCTCAGCAGGGTTCGCATTGCTGATCATCAGCGGCATCAAAAGTTTTTGGATTTGGAAAGCGAGTCGAAATGCGCGACCTGTGACCAGCGATTTGCCGCACATCACGCTACTTCCGCCCGGATGGAGTAGTGGTTTATTGCTGGTGGTTGCGATCGCTGGCTTAGTGATTACGCCGCGCCCGTTTGCCAGTCAGACGGCTATCGATCGAGGTGTAAATGATTCGATTACGCTCACACGAGTTCGACCGCAGACTTTTCGCGCTTCTGCTCGGACTGAAGATAAGAGCTTGATCGATTGGATTCGGACGCTTCAGGTGTATCCAGAACCCGATGCGTACACCGGACAGAAAGCGAAATTGCAAGGATTTGTGGTCGTTACTCCAGAAATTCCAGAACAGTACTTCTTGCTGACTCGATTTGTAATTACGTGCTGTGCGGCAGATGTGTATCCGGTGAGATTGCCTGTGAAGTTGACCCAAGGAACAAGAGCAGATTATAAAGTCGATTCTTGGCTGGAAGTCGAGGGGCAAATGATTACGGAAACTTTGGCAGGAAAGCGGCAGTTAGTCGTTCAGGCGAATTCGATCAAACCGATTCCAGAGCCGAAGAATCCTTACGATTATTAATTTTTTGTGAGATCTCAGCGTCGATCGAGAAAAATTGCCACTTTTGTCTGAGTTGCCCGTCAGAGCTGGAAGAGTATGGTTAAGGCGATACCCGTACCGCTTCTATGATGAGACTCTATTCCCGCATCCACCAAACTTTTAAGCGATCGACGTTCTATCTCGTGTTTCTGTTGTCGATCGCGAGTGTGACTTTTTTAAGTACGATTTCTCCTGCACAATTACCGATCGCTCAAAAAGTGGAAATCCAACCGCCACTCTCGACTCGTGGGGCAGACCTGATCGATGCAAACAAGCGATCGATCCTATTACGGGGCGTGAATTGGTTTGGCATGGAGACGGAAACTCAAGCGCCACACGGACTTTGGGCAAGAGACTACAAGGAAATGCTGGCTCAGATCAAAAGTCTGGGATACAACGTGATTCGGTTGCCGTATTCCGTTCAAGCGCTTCGGGGAACGGAGATTAGCGGCGTGAATTTTGAGATTGGCAGTAACCGAGAATTGCAGGGTAAAAAGCCGATCGAGGTCATGGATGCCGTAGTTCAAGAAGCGGGACGGCAAGGATTAATGATTTTGCTCGATAGTCACCGATTGAACAATCAGCGGATTCCTGAACTTTGGTATGGCGACGGATTTACCGAGGAAGACTGGATCGGGACTTGGACGATGTTGGCGGAACGGTACAAGAATCAGCCGAATGTGATCGGAGCCGATTTGAAGAATGAGCCGCATGGACGGGCGAGTTGGGGAACAGGCGATCGAGCAACCGATTGGAGACTTGCAGCGGAACGTGCAGGAGAAGCGATTCTCAAAATTGCTCCAAATTGGCTGATCGTCGTGGAAGGTGTTGAGAATAACGTGCCAGGTCAGCAACTTAAACAACACTGGATGGGCGGAAATCTTGAAGGAGTCAGACAATTTCCAGTGAGATTATCAATCAAGAATCGCGTCGTTTACTCGCCTCACGAATATGGTGCAGGGGTGTTTAATCAGCCTTGGTTTAGTGCGATCGACTTTCCAAGAAATCTCACGACTCGCTGGGAGAAAGCCTTCTTCTATATTGCACGACAAAAAATTGCGCCGATTTGGGTGGGGGAATTTGGGGGTCGGCAAGTCGATGAGACATCGATCGAAGGACGGTGGCAGCGTCGATTCGTTCAATTTCTCAAAGAGAATCGGTTGGGATTTGCCTATTGGAGTTGGAATCCCAACAGTCAAGACACAGGCGGTATTCTGATCGATGATTGGACCCAGATCGACCAACCCAAACAAGAGCTTCTAAATCAACTGTTACCCGCTCAGACGATGCAGGCAACACGGTAGAAAATGAGGAACCTGGCGAATGAATTCGCGGCTAGACAGACAAAGTGTCCCTGACGCACACTAACAGCCAAAACCAGTCCGTGCAGGCGGACTTCGTTTGTATAGCCCCGAATTCTATTCGGAGGGCAGGCGATGAATTATTCGACTTCACCCGGTTCGAGAATGCGCTGGAACAGATAGCCCGTTCCACGAGCCGTTAGAATCAATTCTGGATTGCTCGGATCATCTTCGAGTTTGGCGCGGAGTCGGGAAATGTGAACATCTACCACGCGAGTATCCACATGGCGCTCCGGAGTGTAGCCCCACACTTCTTGAAGAATCTCCGATCGAGAAAATGGCTCTCCCGATCGACTGACTAACAATTCGAGCAAGCTAAATTCCATTCCAGTCAAGCGAATCCGCTCATCCCCTTTATAGACTTGGCGCTTATTCGTATCGATGCGGATGCTGTTGATGTGAATCACACCAGAGCTAGGAATGCCAGTTACGCCCGTTTTATCCACCCGACGCAGAACCGATCGAATTCGCGCTTCGAGTTCTTTTGGCGAGAACGGCTTCACGACGTAATCATCCGCTCCGAGTTCGAGACCCGTGATCCGATCGGCAACATCGCCCAGCGCAGTCAGCATAATAATTGGCACATCCGACTCTTTGCGGAGTTCTTGGCAAACCCCGTAACCATCGAGTTTCGGCATCATCACATCGAGAACCACGAGGTCTGGATCGGCATTGCGGAAAGTGTCGAGGGCTTCTTCACCGTCTGCTGCTGTCACCACATCGTACCCGATCATTGAGAGACGAGTTTCTAGAATGCGGCGAATGCTGGCTTCATCGTCCACAACCAGAATTTTTTCTTTATGACTTTCCACGATTTGTAATGCTCCTTGAAGTCAAATCCGTAGTCGTTAATTTTTTCAACTTTTATTATGGAGATAGTAGCTCACTTTTTAATTCTCAGGCTACCAAAACCTGATTGTGGCTGAGCTTCAGGCTTTCTTAAGCTTTACGAAAGTTAACAGACAACCTATTTCTTAATTTTTGCGAATGCCCAAAGTACGATCGACGTTTGTTTGTAATGAGTGCGGGGCGGAATTTTCTCAACATTTCGGTCGCTGTCCATCGTGTTCGACCTGGAATTCCCTCGAAGAACAGGTGTCGCGTCCGGCTACACCCCCCGCTGCTGCGATTGCTCAGGTGACACGGTTACGCGGTACGAAAAGCCGAACTTCGGATGCTCCCGCAAGAGCGATTTCTTCTTTGAAGTTGAACGAGATTTCGGATCAGGCTCAGGATCGGTTGGCTTCGGGATATGTGGAACTCGATCGCGTTTTGGGGGGCGGGATCGTACCCGGATCGCTCGTCTTGATTGGGGGCGATCCAGGGATTGGTAAGTCAACGCTCCTGCTTCAAACTGCGAATCGGTTGGCGACTCGATATCGGACGCTCTATGTGTGTGCAGAAGAATCGGGACGACAGGTGAAATTAAGAGCACAGCGGCTCGGAGTTGGGAAACAGGCGAGCACTGAGGAAACGGAACTCTTAGAGCACTCTGAAGAGGAGGGCAGTCTTCATCTGTTGCCAGAGATTGATCTGGATACGATTTTGACTGAGTTGGAATCGCTCAAGCCCAGAGTGGCAATTATCGATAGTATTCAAGCGTTGTATTACAGTGCGCTGACTTCGGCTCCTGGATCGGTTTCGCAGGTACGCGAATGTACTTCGGTTCTGATGCAGGTAGCGAAACGGCAGAACATTACGCTGTTTATTGTTGGACACGTCACGAAAGAAGGCGCGATCGCAGGTCCAAAAGTGCTCGAACACTTGGTCGATACGGTTCTCTATTTTGAGGGCGATCGATTCGCAAGTCATCGATTACTCCGTTCAGTCAAAAACCGTTTCGGTGCAACTCACGAGATCGGCGTATTTGAAATGGTCGATCAAGGCTTGCAAGAAGTTCTCAATCCGTCAGAACTGTTCTTGGGCAGCCGAGAAGAGGCATCTTCGGGAACAGCCACGATCGTCGCGTGTGAAGGAACTCGTCCGATCGTGGTTGAATTGCAAGCCTTGGTGAGTGCAACCAGTTATAGTTCGCCCCGTCGATCGACAACTGGAATCGAACATAACCGACTTTTACAAATTCTCGCAGTGCTAGAGAAACGAGTCGGAATTCCATTATCAAAGCTCGATGCTTATGTCGCATCATCAGGTGGCTTGAGTGTCGGTGAACCTGCGGCGGATTTGGGAGTTGCGGTTGCAGTTGCGGCAAGTTTTCGCGATCGTATTGTCGATCCTTACACCGTTCTAATCGGTGAAGTCGGTCTAGGTGGACAAGTTCGACCCGTTTCTCAAACCGAATTGCGATTGAAGGAAGCGGCGAAACTTGGGTTTAAAAAAGCGATCGTGCCTAAAGGTGCAAGTTACGGCGATGTGGGGATGGAAGTGATTCCAGTGGCGCGAGTGTTAGATGCGATTAGCGTGGCACTGGCGGGAAGTCGAGCAAGACCCACCGAAGAACACGAACAGGAATAAGCTCGATTGTGGATTAAACACTCTAGGCAGCTTCGATCAATGAGGCTGCTTTTTTATTTGAGTTCGCTTCCTCAAATTGGATTGCCCACAAAATGCTTAAATGGGTGAAGCCAATTTTGCCATAATTATCGTGACTGAGACTAAGCCCAAACGTTCACTTGCAGGCATCGCTGGAATTGTCGCGATCGCAACTCTCGTCAGCAAAGTTGCCGGACTGCTTCGAGAACAATTGATCGCCTTTGCCTTCGGGGTTGGAGTGGTAAGAGCGGCTTACGATACTTCCACGATTCTTCCAAGCTTCTTTCTGATTTTGCTGGGCGGAATTAATGGACCATTTCACAGTGCGATGGTCAGTGCATTGGCAAAACGGGAGAAGGAAGAATCTGCGCCGCTCGTTGAAGCCATTTCGACGCTGATTGGCAGCATTTTCTTAGTTGTCACGATCGTCGTTTTTGTCTTTGCGCCATTCTTTATCGATTTACTAGCAAGCGGATTGCGGCAGGCTCCTCCAGGTCTAGATCCAGTGGAGATCGCAACTCGTTTACAAACTAGAGAAATTGCGATTCAACAGTTGCGGATTATGGCTCCGATCGCTTGGTTTGCAGGCATGATCGGAATTGGATTTGGTGCGTTAAATGCAGCCGATCAGTATTGGTTGCCTTCCATCAGTCCATTGATTTCTAGCGTAACTTTGCTGATTGGATTGGGCATCTTTTTGCTGACTTCAGGAACACCTACAACGAATCCGAACTATGCGATCACGGGTGGAATTGTTTTAGCAGCGGCAACGCTTTTGGGAACGTTTTTTCAATGGATCATCCAGTTTTGGGCGCAGCGGCAATCTGGGTTAGGTCGATTTCGAGTGCGGTTTGTTTGGAATGATCCGGGCGTTCAGGAAGTGTTCCGGGTGATGGGTCCAGCTTTGTTTTCATCTGGAATGCTGCAAATTAACGTGGTGACAGATTTAACGTTTGCATCATTACTACCGAATGCAGTGGCAGCGATTCCGAGTTTGACTTACGCAAATTTTTTGGTGCAAACGCCTTTGGGGATTTTGTCGAATATGATCCTCGTGCCGTTTTTACCTATATTTTCTAGATTGACTGATCCTGGACAGGTGGATCAGTTGAAAGCCCGAATTCGGCAGGGAATGTTGATTACTGCGATCGCAATGTTACCTCTGAGTGCGTTAATCATTTCCTTAGCAACGCCGATCGTTCGAGTTGTTTATGAACGTGGAGCATTCAATCCTGAAGCGACTCAATTAGTTGCCTCTGTATTAATTGCGTATGCTGTCGGAATGTTCGTGTATCTCGGTCGTGATGTGTTAGTGCGAGTGTTTTATGCGCTCGGAGACGGTGATACTCCATTCAAAATTAGTATGGTTAATATCTTCCTCAATGCGTTTTTTGACTTTCTGTTTTACAGACCGTTTGGCATTGTTGGGATTGTTTTAGCAACCGTTAGCGTTAATATTTTTTCAGTATTGGCGTTATTGTATTTCTTGAATCGTAGATTGAATGGACTTCCATTACTTGAATGGAGTTATCCGATCGTTGGACTGACTGCGAGTAGCATTTTGGCAGGAACAGTCAGTTGGTTTATCTCGAATGCGATCGCAAATCTTTCTGGTCTAAACGGCTTCTTTCTTGCATTGGCACAAACCACGATTGCTGGCTTGATCGGGCTTGCAGTCTTCGCCCTTCTTGCAAATCAGCTAAGATTACCAGAAGTAGATCAGTTTAGCGATCGTATTCTCCAACGCTTCCGAAGATGAAACCTTACACTGTGATTTATGACGGGCACTGTAATCTCTGCTCGAATCTCGTTCAAGTTCTCGAAAACATTGATAAAGGCGATCGATTTCAATATCTGCCCATGCAAGATGAGATTGGACTCGCCCAATTTGGAGTCACAGCGCAAGATTGTGAGATGGGGATGATTTTGATTGATAATGCGAAACCCGATCGTAGATGGCAAGGAAGTGATGCGGCTGAGGAAATTGGACGATTGCTTCCGGTAGGAAATGTTTTTGTATCTGCTTATCGGAACTTGCCGGGAATGAAATGGGTGGGCGATCGCGTTTATGAGCAAGTTCGCGACAATCGATATGCCTTGTTTGGTCGTCGATCGAGTACTTATCAAACCGCTTATCCTGCCTGTGATAGTTCTTGCAAGCAGTATTTCTCTAAGCAGACTGATTGATTAGAAAATTTTGTCTCTAAGTTACACTGGGGCTAATCTTGCAGCAAGATGGAGCGTTGATTGTGTTGAGTGGGATGAAGCAACGGGCGGTGGTTGGCAAGGATGGAAAGATTGAGATTCAAAATTCGGAATTTGCGGAAGGAACTGTGGTTGAAGTGATTGTTTTGATTGAACAAGATCAGGCTGAAATGGATGAAACGGAGTATCTTCTCTCCACTAAAGCGAATCGCGATCAGTTAATGTCTGCGATTCAGACTCTTAAAACAAAAACTGACTTGATCACCTTTACGCCAGAGGAATGGAATATGGAGTAACTGAGACTGAAATTATCATCTTGAGTTGTCAATTTCACTATGATGACTAACGCAACGTGTATCCGTTCACAAAATGATGCTTTCTAATTGGCAGATTGAACACGCTCAACGATTGATTCGTAGCTTCTATCATTGGACGGGCAATACGTT
Coding sequences within it:
- a CDS encoding hypothetical protein (similar to AA sequence:cyanobase_aa:LBDG_29590), with amino-acid sequence MSRISWRVVSPWLDLLAMTAWGLVILKFWLTNELFLLIHPNYKILTISAGFALLIISGIKSFWIWKASRNARPVTSDLPHITLLPPGWSSGLLLVVAIAGLVITPRPFASQTAIDRGVNDSITLTRVRPQTFRASARTEDKSLIDWIRTLQVYPEPDAYTGQKAKLQGFVVVTPEIPEQYFLLTRFVITCCAADVYPVRLPVKLTQGTRADYKVDSWLEVEGQMITETLAGKRQLVVQANSIKPIPEPKNPYDY
- a CDS encoding hypothetical protein (protein of unknown function DUF422;~similar to AA sequence:cyanobase_aa:LBDG_17880), with amino-acid sequence MKHLVTVERLCLTGHSLALAFGLAGLLLVLPNPEFIAALPTIGQTAFGWSMANGGVGYILLGAITVALYAYRTLGIRHWLTFMLPAVFLSLGSELLGTSTGFPFGAYGYLSGLGYKIAGLVPFTIPLSWFYVGLCCYVLARTGLESLKLPVWARLMGAIALGSVLLTAWDFVLDPAMSQAPYPFWEFGEVGEFFGMPYRNVSGWLGTGALFMFVASLFWGSKPLNLTRAQLTVPLVVYLINFAFGAIITVTELDARYLIPTSMSIVLGVVPAIALWWMSKPAQGIESSLSGTVSRDVSTVSVGISQK
- a CDS encoding DNA repair protein RadA (similar to AA sequence:cyanobase_aa:LBDG_00050) produces the protein MPKVRSTFVCNECGAEFSQHFGRCPSCSTWNSLEEQVSRPATPPAAAIAQVTRLRGTKSRTSDAPARAISSLKLNEISDQAQDRLASGYVELDRVLGGGIVPGSLVLIGGDPGIGKSTLLLQTANRLATRYRTLYVCAEESGRQVKLRAQRLGVGKQASTEETELLEHSEEEGSLHLLPEIDLDTILTELESLKPRVAIIDSIQALYYSALTSAPGSVSQVRECTSVLMQVAKRQNITLFIVGHVTKEGAIAGPKVLEHLVDTVLYFEGDRFASHRLLRSVKNRFGATHEIGVFEMVDQGLQEVLNPSELFLGSREEASSGTATIVACEGTRPIVVELQALVSATSYSSPRRSTTGIEHNRLLQILAVLEKRVGIPLSKLDAYVASSGGLSVGEPAADLGVAVAVAASFRDRIVDPYTVLIGEVGLGGQVRPVSQTELRLKEAAKLGFKKAIVPKGASYGDVGMEVIPVARVLDAISVALAGSRARPTEEHEQE
- a CDS encoding hypothetical protein (hypothetical protein L8106_08406;~similar to AA sequence:cyanobase_aa:LBDG_04780) produces the protein MKPYTVIYDGHCNLCSNLVQVLENIDKGDRFQYLPMQDEIGLAQFGVTAQDCEMGMILIDNAKPDRRWQGSDAAEEIGRLLPVGNVFVSAYRNLPGMKWVGDRVYEQVRDNRYALFGRRSSTYQTAYPACDSSCKQYFSKQTD
- a CDS encoding integral membrane protein MviN (similar to AA sequence:cyanobase_aa:LBDG_04770), with amino-acid sequence MGEANFAIIIVTETKPKRSLAGIAGIVAIATLVSKVAGLLREQLIAFAFGVGVVRAAYDTSTILPSFFLILLGGINGPFHSAMVSALAKREKEESAPLVEAISTLIGSIFLVVTIVVFVFAPFFIDLLASGLRQAPPGLDPVEIATRLQTREIAIQQLRIMAPIAWFAGMIGIGFGALNAADQYWLPSISPLISSVTLLIGLGIFLLTSGTPTTNPNYAITGGIVLAAATLLGTFFQWIIQFWAQRQSGLGRFRVRFVWNDPGVQEVFRVMGPALFSSGMLQINVVTDLTFASLLPNAVAAIPSLTYANFLVQTPLGILSNMILVPFLPIFSRLTDPGQVDQLKARIRQGMLITAIAMLPLSALIISLATPIVRVVYERGAFNPEATQLVASVLIAYAVGMFVYLGRDVLVRVFYALGDGDTPFKISMVNIFLNAFFDFLFYRPFGIVGIVLATVSVNIFSVLALLYFLNRRLNGLPLLEWSYPIVGLTASSILAGTVSWFISNAIANLSGLNGFFLALAQTTIAGLIGLAVFALLANQLRLPEVDQFSDRILQRFRR
- a CDS encoding hypothetical protein (similar to AA sequence:cyanobase_aa:cce_1705) — encoded protein: MKQRAVVGKDGKIEIQNSEFAEGTVVEVIVLIEQDQAEMDETEYLLSTKANRDQLMSAIQTLKTKTDLITFTPEEWNME
- a CDS encoding two component transcriptional regulator (similar to AA sequence:cyanobase_aa:LBDG_00060): MESHKEKILVVDDEASIRRILETRLSMIGYDVVTAADGEEALDTFRNADPDLVVLDVMMPKLDGYGVCQELRKESDVPIIMLTALGDVADRITGLELGADDYVVKPFSPKELEARIRSVLRRVDKTGVTGIPSSGVIHINSIRIDTNKRQVYKGDERIRLTGMEFSLLELLVSRSGEPFSRSEILQEVWGYTPERHVDTRVVDVHISRLRAKLEDDPSNPELILTARGTGYLFQRILEPGEVE
- a CDS encoding putative permease superfamily protein (similar to AA sequence:cyanobase_aa:LBDG_29600); translated protein: MAQINSAFTLFMSLMVEAMPFLLLGVLFSGLLQFFVDEQKLVAVLPKNAFLGAFVGSCIGFLFPVCECGNVPVARRLMLQGAPTSVAIGFLLAAPTINPIVFWATWTAFRDQPEIVFFRIGFSLVIATIIGWVFSVQKDVRPLVQDSVASYLSRKQEAPKSSASPLLQSGTYFLGQSTKPLITDPIELQAAMGGAITKPVDYRLRLLLENTIQETRELGGVLVMGSAIAAILQVFVPRDVILGLGQDNVTSILAMLLLAAVVSICSTVDSFFALSFASTFTSGSLIAFLVFGPMIDLKGVGLMLSVFKWRAILYIFGLAGLLTFLFCLFVNLYIS
- a CDS encoding putative cellulase (similar to AA sequence:cyanobase_aa:LBDG_00070), which produces MMRLYSRIHQTFKRSTFYLVFLLSIASVTFLSTISPAQLPIAQKVEIQPPLSTRGADLIDANKRSILLRGVNWFGMETETQAPHGLWARDYKEMLAQIKSLGYNVIRLPYSVQALRGTEISGVNFEIGSNRELQGKKPIEVMDAVVQEAGRQGLMILLDSHRLNNQRIPELWYGDGFTEEDWIGTWTMLAERYKNQPNVIGADLKNEPHGRASWGTGDRATDWRLAAERAGEAILKIAPNWLIVVEGVENNVPGQQLKQHWMGGNLEGVRQFPVRLSIKNRVVYSPHEYGAGVFNQPWFSAIDFPRNLTTRWEKAFFYIARQKIAPIWVGEFGGRQVDETSIEGRWQRRFVQFLKENRLGFAYWSWNPNSQDTGGILIDDWTQIDQPKQELLNQLLPAQTMQATR